Proteins encoded together in one Heliangelus exortis chromosome 13, bHelExo1.hap1, whole genome shotgun sequence window:
- the LOC139802141 gene encoding LOW QUALITY PROTEIN: receptor-interacting serine/threonine-protein kinase 2-like (The sequence of the model RefSeq protein was modified relative to this genomic sequence to represent the inferred CDS: inserted 2 bases in 1 codon) → MFNQEILDVCRQPIKGEINKAADSCRKAQAGFESSLKPTPNCYLQVSLCFFHSFYVHISRGQTTLLEVLTGICSSLRPGISEHLIPSHLPKRSRLFHLIALCWHQEPSYRPHTAECVGLLAGILTNVNKEAISTAVYNLMDAKALCSQKICHLTSKKIPFAVPSLSTLLLDSRTNNAGRGNIIEMDLXQNATTKKDHPGSDHRKSNSFCTIPLSGSTAGKESNMHKDPPLALKHRPQPIHLEQPLTDPCCKGSCCQILACQRQTILSCMTEGRLNRILDILRSQQSLSRLDYETITSCPTVTARARALLDTCLCLGERAAQVVVNVLSMAKCSPLRQGNHCLDCPSKVSRLL, encoded by the exons ATGTTCAACCAGGAAATTTTAGATGTTTGCAGGCAGCCAATAAAAGGAGAGATCAACAAGGCAGCTGACTCATGCAGGAAAGCTCAAGCTGGGTTTGAATCAAGTTTAAAGCCGACTCCCAATTGTTATCTGCAAGTTTcactctgtttttttcatagtttCTATGTCCATATTTCCAGAG GTCAGACAACGCTTCTGGAAGTTTTGACAGGAATCTGCAGCAGTTTGAGGCCTGGCATTTCAGAGCATCTTATACCAAGCCATTTGCCCAAGAGGAGCAGATTGTTTCACCTTATTGCCTTGTGCTGGCATCAAGAACCAAGTTACAGACCCCACACTGCAG AATGTGTAGGCCTTTTAGCTGGAATTTTGACTAATGTAAATAAGGAGGCAATTTCCACTGCAGTCTACAATCTGATGGATGCAAAG GCCCTCTGTTCACAAAAAATCTGCCACCTAACCAGCAAGAAAATTCCTTTTGCAGTGCCAAGCTTGTCAACTCTTCTACTTGACAGCAGAACAAATAATGCAGGAAGAGGAAATATTATTGAGATGGATCT TCAGAATGCAACAACAAAGAAAG ACCACCCAGGCTCTGACCATAGAAAATCAAATTCCTTTTGTACAATCCCTTTATCTGGTTCAACTGCAGGCAAAGAAAGCAACATGCATAAGGACCCACCACTGGCCCTAAAGCACAGACCACAACCTATCCATCTGGAACAACCACTGACAG ATCCTTGCTGCAAAGGAAGCTGTTGCCAAATCCTAGCCTGCCAGAGACAGACCATCCTCAGCTGCATGACAGAAGGACGCCTCAACCGTATCCTCGACATCCTTCGCTCGCAGCAGTCGCTGTCCCGACTGGATTATGAAACAATCACCTCTTGTCCCACTGTGACTGCCCGTGCTCGGGCATTGCTGGACACTTGTCTCTGCCTTGGAGAGAGGGCAGCACAGGTTGTAGTCAATGTACTTTCAATGGCCAAATGTAGCCCTCTGAGACAAGGGAACCATTGCCTAGACTGCCCTTCTAAGGTAAGCAGGCTGTTGTGA